The Timaviella obliquedivisa GSE-PSE-MK23-08B genome window below encodes:
- a CDS encoding GNAT family N-acetyltransferase yields MSSVLRPTTSEDLDFVLAAENHSDNRDFVSQWTRQQHEEAIADPDALHFIIEAEGAIGYTILYGLTDPNQVLCIQRLVITQKGKGYGKATLKLLQKLAFEDWNTHRLWLDVKDYNHRAWHVYESVGFRLEGILRECVKKGEHFESFAIFSILKPEYQSQLS; encoded by the coding sequence ATGTCAAGTGTTCTCCGCCCCACTACATCTGAAGATCTCGATTTTGTCCTAGCCGCTGAGAACCATTCCGATAACCGAGATTTTGTTTCTCAATGGACACGCCAACAGCATGAAGAAGCGATCGCCGACCCCGATGCCCTTCACTTCATCATCGAAGCTGAGGGCGCGATTGGATACACAATTCTTTATGGGCTCACCGATCCGAATCAAGTCCTCTGTATTCAGCGCCTGGTTATCACCCAAAAAGGCAAGGGCTATGGCAAAGCAACTCTGAAGCTTCTACAGAAACTCGCTTTTGAAGACTGGAATACCCATCGCCTTTGGTTAGATGTCAAAGATTACAATCATCGGGCGTGGCACGTTTATGAATCGGTGGGCTTTCGGTTAGAGGGAATCCTGAGAGAGTGCGTTAAAAAAGGCGAGCACTTCGAGTCCTTCGCCATTTTCTCCATTCTTAAGCCCGAATATCAAAGCCAGCTTTCCTAG
- a CDS encoding bifunctional riboflavin kinase/FAD synthetase, whose amino-acid sequence MWIISSLTIAKTPTLVALGNFDGIHRGHRQVIQPILLDSKFSRPGSEKVFPTVVTFSPHPQEFFTGQCRTLLTPLDEKVQHLESLGIEQLVLLPFDEALANLTPQEFVEKILVQQLQVRQVSVGQNFRFGKCRAGTTDDLKAIAAQYNVTVSIAPLYTAAGDRVSSSAIRHALEQGKPRQVIQLLGRPYTLVGKVVPGRQLGRTIGFPTANLELPEEKFLPQKGVYRVRVKASTVESLGVMNIGDRPTVAGQGPPKPTVEVHLLNWSGDLYGQTLTVELENFLRPEQKFASLDDLKAQIQFDCQMARREWAQLAEEGDRPAALS is encoded by the coding sequence GTGTGGATAATCTCTTCTCTCACCATTGCAAAAACACCAACACTCGTTGCCCTGGGTAACTTTGATGGCATCCATCGAGGGCATCGACAAGTCATTCAGCCCATTTTGTTAGATAGTAAGTTTTCACGACCTGGCTCAGAAAAGGTATTTCCTACCGTTGTCACTTTTAGTCCTCATCCCCAGGAATTTTTCACGGGGCAATGCCGCACTTTGCTCACTCCGCTAGATGAAAAAGTGCAGCATCTTGAAAGCTTGGGCATAGAGCAGCTGGTACTACTACCGTTTGATGAGGCCCTTGCGAACCTTACACCCCAAGAATTTGTTGAAAAGATTTTGGTGCAACAACTTCAGGTCAGGCAGGTTAGCGTGGGGCAAAACTTTCGGTTTGGCAAATGTCGAGCGGGAACGACGGATGATCTGAAGGCGATCGCGGCTCAATATAATGTGACGGTCAGTATTGCCCCGCTGTACACGGCTGCGGGCGATCGCGTTAGCAGTTCGGCGATTCGCCATGCTCTCGAACAGGGGAAACCGCGTCAAGTCATCCAGCTTTTGGGTAGACCTTATACCCTCGTTGGCAAAGTGGTACCTGGTCGGCAACTGGGCAGAACGATTGGCTTTCCGACTGCCAACCTGGAGCTTCCTGAAGAGAAATTTTTGCCGCAGAAAGGGGTTTACCGAGTGAGGGTAAAAGCCTCGACTGTAGAGAGCTTAGGGGTTATGAATATTGGCGATCGTCCTACAGTTGCAGGGCAAGGACCGCCTAAGCCAACCGTTGAGGTTCATTTGCTGAACTGGTCAGGCGACCTTTACGGGCAAACGCTGACGGTTGAACTAGAAAACTTTCTTCGCCCTGAACAAAAGTTTGCCTCCTTAGATGACCTCAAAGCTCAAATTCAGTTTGACTGTCAAATGGCTCGAAGAGAATGGGCACAACTGGCAGAGGAAGGCGATCGCCCTGCCGCCCTTTCTTAG
- a CDS encoding MBL fold metallo-hydrolase has product MSNVEDQFTVRFWGVRGSIACPGHSTVRYGGNTSCVEMCVGGNRLIFDGGTGLRVLGQSLMRQLPVEAHLFFTHSHWDHIQGFPFFIPAFVKGNHFSIYGAIAPNGSTIEQRLNDQMLHPNFPVPLQIMGADLKFFDLAIGDSVTVGEEVLVESALLNHPGEAIGYRVNWRGHAAAYVTDTEHYPDRCDENVVRLAQDADVLIYDSTYTDEEYHCQRTSKVGWGHSTWQEAVKLAKSANVKKLVIFHHDPLHDDDFMDRIKDNVVSAYPNSLIAWEGLEVDVLATDSLAPDRLLTDGLAPDVLTTTFG; this is encoded by the coding sequence ATGTCTAACGTTGAAGACCAATTCACAGTTCGTTTTTGGGGAGTCCGGGGCAGTATTGCCTGTCCGGGGCACAGTACGGTGCGCTATGGCGGCAATACGTCCTGTGTCGAAATGTGTGTGGGGGGCAACCGCTTGATTTTTGATGGTGGAACGGGACTGCGAGTGTTAGGACAATCCCTGATGCGACAGCTTCCAGTAGAAGCCCACCTGTTTTTCACCCATTCCCATTGGGATCACATTCAAGGTTTTCCGTTCTTTATTCCAGCATTCGTCAAGGGCAATCACTTCAGCATTTATGGGGCGATCGCCCCTAACGGCTCCACCATTGAGCAACGCCTCAACGACCAAATGCTTCACCCTAATTTTCCGGTGCCGCTGCAAATTATGGGGGCTGACCTGAAATTTTTTGACTTAGCCATTGGCGACTCGGTTACGGTCGGCGAGGAGGTACTGGTCGAAAGTGCGTTGCTTAACCATCCTGGAGAGGCGATCGGCTATCGGGTTAACTGGCGGGGGCATGCAGCAGCATACGTGACCGATACCGAGCATTATCCCGATCGCTGTGATGAAAACGTCGTTCGTTTGGCACAAGATGCTGATGTGTTGATCTACGATTCCACCTACACCGATGAAGAATACCACTGCCAAAGAACTAGCAAAGTCGGCTGGGGTCACTCCACTTGGCAAGAAGCCGTTAAGCTCGCAAAATCTGCCAATGTCAAAAAGCTCGTAATTTTTCACCATGATCCGCTGCATGACGACGACTTTATGGATCGTATTAAAGATAATGTGGTGAGCGCCTATCCCAATAGCCTGATTGCGTGGGAAGGATTGGAAGTTGATGTACTGGCGACTGATAGTTTAGCACCTGATAGATTATTAACTGATGGTTTAGCACCTGACGTATTAACGACAACGTTCGGTTAA
- the alr gene encoding alanine racemase: MSLEFSQTIPTESSWCEISRHAIQANIQLLRQRVGRQVKLGIVVKSNGFGHGMAACAREFIAAGADWLIVNFAYEAVHLREADLEAPIYICGNVSKAQAPLVAATRARVVLYDADVALALAKAGQEIGHPVPVHLKIETGTHRQGLQAKDALKLAQLVNQLEGIELEGIATHYADIEDTTDHRFAMEQLAQLQEAHHLFKEAGFEVPMVHSANSAATILWNQTHASLVRVGLAAYGLWPSKETYAKVLQVSAAEGDGFVPNLQPVLSWRSRVVQVKEVPVGGYVSYGRTFRATYPMRIAVLPLGYHEGYDRRLSNLGYVLINGTRSPIRGRICMNMFMVDVTHIPNVEVGTVATLLGADGEEQITAEQLAGWMGTINYEVVARIHPSQPRFMVGDRFVERAFHPVVVE, translated from the coding sequence ATGTCTCTAGAATTTTCCCAAACCATCCCTACAGAATCCTCTTGGTGTGAAATCTCTAGGCACGCCATCCAAGCGAACATCCAGCTTCTACGCCAACGAGTGGGTCGTCAGGTTAAGCTAGGCATTGTCGTCAAAAGCAATGGGTTTGGGCATGGTATGGCGGCTTGTGCCCGTGAGTTCATTGCAGCAGGTGCAGACTGGCTCATTGTCAACTTTGCTTATGAAGCCGTTCACCTCCGAGAGGCAGATCTTGAAGCGCCCATCTACATCTGTGGGAATGTTTCTAAGGCTCAAGCGCCCTTGGTAGCAGCCACCCGTGCCAGAGTTGTGCTTTACGATGCAGATGTAGCGCTGGCTTTGGCAAAGGCTGGACAAGAGATAGGGCATCCTGTCCCCGTTCACCTCAAAATTGAGACAGGCACCCATCGGCAGGGCTTACAGGCAAAAGATGCACTTAAACTGGCGCAACTCGTTAATCAGCTAGAAGGCATTGAGCTAGAAGGCATTGCAACTCACTATGCTGATATTGAAGATACCACCGATCACCGCTTTGCTATGGAACAACTGGCGCAATTGCAAGAGGCTCATCATCTGTTCAAAGAAGCTGGGTTCGAAGTGCCTATGGTGCATTCTGCTAACTCTGCCGCCACTATTTTATGGAACCAAACCCATGCTTCTTTGGTGCGGGTCGGGTTGGCAGCGTATGGACTCTGGCCTTCTAAAGAGACTTATGCTAAGGTTCTACAGGTTTCTGCAGCTGAAGGCGATGGTTTTGTGCCTAACCTTCAGCCTGTTCTATCCTGGCGATCGCGGGTTGTTCAAGTTAAAGAGGTGCCTGTAGGTGGATATGTTAGCTACGGGCGCACCTTCCGGGCGACTTATCCCATGCGGATTGCAGTTTTGCCCCTGGGCTATCACGAAGGCTACGATCGCCGCCTCTCTAATTTGGGTTACGTGTTGATCAATGGAACGCGATCGCCCATTAGAGGACGCATTTGCATGAACATGTTTATGGTCGATGTTACCCATATCCCTAATGTTGAAGTTGGCACTGTTGCGACCCTCTTAGGTGCAGACGGTGAGGAACAGATTACTGCGGAACAGTTGGCAGGATGGATGGGAACGATTAATTATGAGGTCGTGGCACGGATACATCCTTCGCAGCCTCGCTTTATGGTGGGCGATCGATTTGTTGAGCGCGCTTTTCATCCCGTCGTCGTAGAATAG
- a CDS encoding CHASE3 domain-containing protein produces MKRSPEKKWLILGLGVIALVMGWISWMAYQSSERLLESTNKSQQTHEIIKNLINVYATMSIAESGRRGYVFLGDQKELYRYQAAIRELDPGMETLQKSLSDRLEQLKRLEALEILLNQRISLLQQSIQLYQTEAKVTPRQVQITEQSIKLRDKIQLVIAAMQQTEELSLEQWVDQSRTRIRQELGVSLLVISSSFGILAIASFLLYHQFVKRQQAEALQAKLMGEKEVSEAKLKFFSMVSHEFRTPLSVVLASSQLLTQGSQTWSEERKYKTLYRIQSSAKLMTRLLTDILALTRAEAGKLECHPEDLDLEAFCLNLVEEKQLSSTRSSIHFFSSGQTHPVRLDANLLYSILNNLLENAIKYSPPNQPVLLSSTLEPETVVFKVQDHGIGIALEEQQKIYELFYRGQNSGAIAGTGLGLAVVKKCVELHHGKIFVTSELGQGTTFTVQIPLTVADLQVNLGRNQALL; encoded by the coding sequence ATGAAGCGATCGCCTGAAAAAAAATGGCTCATTTTGGGGCTGGGGGTTATAGCTTTAGTGATGGGCTGGATTAGTTGGATGGCATATCAAAGTTCAGAGCGCTTGCTTGAGAGTACTAACAAATCACAGCAAACCCATGAAATTATCAAGAACCTAATTAATGTTTATGCCACCATGTCGATCGCCGAATCGGGGCGGCGAGGCTATGTATTTTTAGGCGATCAGAAGGAGCTATATCGCTATCAAGCCGCAATTCGAGAACTTGATCCAGGGATGGAAACATTGCAAAAGAGTTTGAGCGATCGCTTAGAACAATTAAAACGATTAGAAGCGCTGGAGATACTTCTTAATCAAAGAATAAGCTTGCTTCAGCAATCTATTCAACTTTACCAAACCGAAGCCAAAGTCACGCCTCGACAAGTTCAGATAACAGAGCAAAGTATTAAGCTCCGAGACAAGATTCAGTTAGTGATTGCAGCAATGCAGCAAACTGAAGAACTTTCGTTAGAGCAATGGGTAGACCAATCTCGAACGAGGATTAGGCAGGAACTAGGGGTTAGCCTTTTGGTAATTTCTTCTAGTTTTGGAATATTGGCGATCGCCTCTTTTTTACTCTATCACCAGTTTGTTAAACGACAGCAAGCCGAGGCACTTCAAGCAAAATTAATGGGTGAGAAGGAAGTGAGCGAAGCCAAACTAAAATTCTTTTCAATGGTTTCCCACGAGTTTAGAACCCCGTTAAGCGTTGTCCTAGCCTCATCACAATTACTGACTCAAGGCAGCCAAACTTGGTCAGAAGAGCGAAAGTACAAAACCCTTTATCGCATTCAATCTTCTGCCAAATTAATGACTCGGTTACTTACTGATATTTTAGCTTTGACAAGAGCTGAAGCAGGCAAGCTAGAGTGTCATCCCGAAGATTTAGATTTAGAAGCTTTTTGCCTTAACCTTGTGGAAGAAAAACAACTGAGTTCAACACGTTCTTCCATTCATTTTTTTAGCTCAGGACAAACCCATCCGGTGCGTCTTGATGCAAACTTGCTGTATTCAATTCTGAACAATTTGTTAGAGAATGCAATAAAATATTCACCCCCCAATCAGCCCGTCTTGTTAAGTTCAACTCTTGAGCCAGAAACGGTTGTCTTTAAAGTGCAAGACCATGGAATTGGCATTGCATTGGAAGAACAACAGAAAATTTATGAGTTGTTTTATCGGGGACAAAATTCTGGAGCGATCGCTGGAACGGGTTTAGGCTTGGCAGTGGTCAAGAAATGTGTAGAACTTCACCACGGCAAGATTTTCGTTACTAGTGAATTGGGTCAAGGCACAACATTTACAGTTCAAATTCCACTGACGGTTGCCGATCTACAGGTTAATCTGGGAAGAAACCAAGCGCTTCTATGA
- the dusB gene encoding tRNA dihydrouridine synthase DusB — MVSPSPSLQARLSTPLKIGQIEVKSRVLQSPLSGVTDLVFRRLVRRYAPDSMMYTEMVNATGLHYVKELPKLMEIDPHERPISIQLFDCRPDFLAEAAQRAVDEGADTVDINMGCPVNKITKNGGGSSLLRQPELAEAIVRSVVKAVDVPVTVKTRIGWSDQEINAVEFAQRMQDAGAQMLTLHGRTRAQGYNGTARWEWIARVKEVLSIPVIANGDIFSVEAAVRCLEETQADGVMCSRGTLGYPFLVGEVDHFLKTGELRLPPTPIERLQCAREHLEMLWAYKGDRGIRQARKHMTWYAKGFMGASDLRGQLAVVETLEQGLALMDRAIERLAHHLEKNQESPLALFITPELMPQSADAS; from the coding sequence ATGGTTTCTCCTTCGCCTAGCCTTCAAGCCCGACTTTCTACCCCGCTCAAAATTGGGCAGATAGAGGTCAAGAGTCGCGTTTTGCAGTCGCCGTTGTCGGGAGTGACCGACCTGGTGTTTAGAAGGCTAGTGCGCCGCTACGCACCGGATTCTATGATGTATACCGAAATGGTCAATGCCACGGGCTTGCACTATGTTAAAGAACTCCCTAAGCTCATGGAGATTGACCCCCACGAGCGCCCCATCAGCATTCAGCTTTTTGATTGTCGCCCCGACTTTTTGGCAGAAGCAGCCCAGCGGGCTGTGGATGAGGGCGCAGATACCGTAGACATTAATATGGGCTGCCCAGTCAATAAAATTACTAAAAATGGTGGCGGGTCTTCTTTGTTACGGCAACCAGAACTGGCTGAAGCGATCGTGCGATCGGTCGTTAAGGCGGTGGATGTGCCCGTCACGGTTAAAACTCGCATTGGCTGGTCAGATCAGGAAATCAACGCTGTTGAGTTTGCTCAACGAATGCAAGATGCTGGGGCACAAATGCTGACGCTTCATGGTCGCACTCGCGCTCAGGGCTACAATGGGACGGCTCGGTGGGAGTGGATTGCTAGGGTGAAGGAAGTCCTATCTATTCCAGTCATCGCCAATGGTGATATTTTTTCAGTGGAGGCGGCGGTACGATGCTTGGAGGAGACTCAGGCAGATGGCGTGATGTGTTCACGGGGGACTTTGGGCTATCCATTTTTAGTGGGTGAGGTGGATCACTTCCTGAAAACTGGAGAACTGCGCCTGCCGCCAACACCGATCGAACGGCTTCAGTGTGCAAGGGAACATTTGGAAATGCTGTGGGCATACAAGGGCGATCGCGGCATTCGTCAAGCCCGGAAACACATGACTTGGTATGCCAAAGGCTTCATGGGTGCCTCGGATCTGCGGGGACAACTGGCAGTAGTAGAAACGCTAGAACAAGGGTTAGCGCTGATGGATCGGGCGATCGAGCGTCTTGCCCATCACCTTGAAAAGAACCAGGAATCTCCTCTTGCTCTCTTCATCACACCAGAGTTAATGCCTCAGTCAGCGGATGCCTCTTAA
- the pheS gene encoding phenylalanine--tRNA ligase subunit alpha, giving the protein MTTQLNDLETQLVVLKQEAQRAIATTTTLDDLEQLRIKYLGKKGSLSQVLGGMGRLDASERPRIGASANEVKEIIQAELDQKKATLRSAQIEAKLLSETLDVTMPGVFHPQGRAHPLTSTIERALDVFVGLGYTVAEGPEMETDYYNFEALNTPADHPARDMQDTFYLSDGNLLRTHTSSVQIRYMENNEPPIRVAAPGRVYRRDTVDATHSAVFHQIEILAVDEGLTFTDLRGTIKIFLEAMFGDLPIRFRPSFFPFTEPSAEVDVQWRGRWLEVLGCGMVDPNVLKSVGYDPEIYTGFAAGFGVERFAMVLHQMDDIRRLYNSDLRFLRQF; this is encoded by the coding sequence ATGACTACACAGCTTAATGATCTTGAAACGCAATTGGTAGTGCTGAAACAAGAAGCGCAACGAGCGATCGCTACCACCACTACTCTCGACGACCTTGAGCAATTGCGCATCAAGTATTTGGGTAAAAAGGGCAGTTTGTCTCAAGTTTTGGGCGGCATGGGGCGGCTAGATGCTTCAGAGCGTCCTCGCATTGGTGCCTCTGCCAACGAGGTCAAAGAGATCATTCAGGCAGAACTTGATCAGAAGAAAGCCACACTGCGATCGGCACAAATCGAAGCCAAACTGCTCTCAGAAACCCTTGATGTCACAATGCCAGGGGTGTTTCATCCCCAAGGTCGTGCCCATCCGCTCACTAGCACCATCGAGCGAGCGCTAGATGTCTTTGTGGGTCTGGGTTACACGGTGGCAGAAGGACCCGAAATGGAGACAGATTACTATAATTTTGAGGCATTAAACACCCCTGCAGATCATCCCGCGCGCGATATGCAGGATACATTTTATCTCTCAGATGGTAATCTGTTGCGGACGCACACTTCTTCCGTGCAGATTCGCTACATGGAGAACAACGAGCCGCCCATCCGGGTTGCTGCTCCAGGGCGCGTTTATCGTCGGGATACCGTTGATGCGACCCATTCGGCAGTGTTCCATCAAATTGAGATTTTGGCAGTGGATGAGGGGCTAACTTTTACTGATCTGCGCGGCACCATCAAGATTTTTTTAGAAGCAATGTTTGGGGACTTGCCGATTCGCTTTCGACCTAGCTTCTTTCCGTTCACCGAGCCTTCTGCTGAGGTCGATGTGCAGTGGCGAGGGCGCTGGCTGGAGGTTTTGGGCTGCGGCATGGTTGACCCAAACGTACTCAAATCAGTTGGCTATGACCCAGAAATTTATACTGGGTTTGCGGCTGGCTTTGGAGTCGAACGGTTTGCTATGGTGCTGCACCAGATGGACGATATTCGTCGGTTATATAACAGTGACCTGCGCTTCTTGCGGCAGTTTTAA
- a CDS encoding DUF1361 domain-containing protein — translation MPSFIADAISALSSAYSGWIFWNLFLAFIPLVLSFLLFRRKNVSKSWLGWFSGIAVIIGLIGFLPKLPRVLGKAIGLLQSAINGDSSALMGVLWLIAIALIALVLSLILFKRKQNLRSLGWWLGLAVFIAFLPNAPYLLTDIIHLIRATSSGQISPWAIALVVIPIHVAAILLGMEAYVISLMNQGYYLKHHGAKQYIFLGEIIVHALCAVGVYLGRFARLNSWQLVTDPSNVLLTAFDTLTAKRPAVVMVVTFMGLTVLYWLMKQLTIGIRLRWQTAQRGDDGLD, via the coding sequence ATGCCATCATTTATCGCTGATGCCATTTCTGCCCTCTCCTCTGCTTACAGCGGCTGGATCTTTTGGAATCTTTTCCTGGCATTTATTCCCCTCGTTCTTAGCTTTTTACTATTTCGGCGCAAAAATGTGTCAAAGTCCTGGTTGGGATGGTTCAGCGGCATTGCTGTAATCATTGGGCTAATTGGTTTTTTGCCTAAGCTGCCTCGTGTTCTGGGTAAAGCGATAGGGTTATTGCAAAGTGCTATCAATGGAGACAGTTCGGCTCTTATGGGCGTGCTTTGGTTAATCGCGATCGCCCTCATTGCTCTGGTCTTGAGCCTGATTCTTTTCAAACGAAAGCAAAATCTCCGATCGCTAGGCTGGTGGCTAGGATTAGCGGTATTTATTGCATTTCTTCCCAATGCTCCCTATCTCCTGACCGACATCATTCATTTAATTCGCGCAACTAGCTCGGGTCAAATTTCGCCTTGGGCGATTGCCCTAGTCGTCATTCCAATTCATGTCGCTGCAATTTTACTAGGTATGGAGGCTTACGTCATTTCCCTCATGAACCAGGGCTATTACCTCAAACATCACGGAGCCAAGCAATACATTTTTTTGGGGGAAATCATTGTTCATGCCCTCTGCGCTGTTGGGGTTTACCTGGGGCGATTTGCTCGCTTAAACAGTTGGCAGTTGGTCACCGACCCCAGCAATGTTCTACTGACTGCCTTTGACACGTTAACGGCAAAGCGTCCAGCAGTGGTCATGGTTGTGACGTTTATGGGGCTAACAGTTCTCTACTGGCTCATGAAACAACTAACCATCGGCATCAGGCTGCGGTGGCAGACGGCACAAAGGGGAGATGACGGCTTAGATTAA
- the surE gene encoding 5'/3'-nucleotidase SurE has translation MNLLISNDDGVFALGIRTLANTLAAAGHQVTVVCPDRERSATGHGLTIHDPIRAELVESVFHPSIKAWASSGTPADCIKLALGALLEAPPDMVLSGINHGANLGTDVLYSGTVSAAMEGVIEGIPSIALSLTSFTHQAFQPAADFAQVLVARLAESPLPQPTLLNVNVPPVPPDKIAGAMMTRQGVRRYFDQFEKRVDPRGKTYYWLAGEVLEEVFDHALDPTALPGLKTPQSDMEWFKNAPTDVQAIRQNYITITPLQYNMTCVSGLFCLKTWNLPIAPLVS, from the coding sequence ATGAACCTTTTAATTAGTAACGACGATGGCGTGTTCGCCCTCGGCATTCGCACCCTAGCCAACACCCTCGCAGCCGCAGGACACCAAGTGACGGTTGTTTGCCCCGATCGCGAACGCTCAGCCACTGGGCATGGGCTGACTATTCATGACCCCATCCGGGCAGAACTCGTTGAATCCGTCTTTCATCCCTCTATCAAAGCTTGGGCATCTTCGGGAACTCCTGCCGATTGCATCAAACTGGCTCTGGGCGCATTGCTTGAGGCCCCCCCCGATATGGTACTGTCAGGCATCAATCACGGTGCTAACTTGGGCACTGATGTCCTCTATTCCGGCACCGTCTCAGCAGCAATGGAAGGAGTCATTGAAGGCATCCCTAGCATTGCCCTGAGTCTTACCAGCTTTACCCACCAAGCTTTTCAGCCCGCTGCCGACTTTGCCCAAGTGCTAGTCGCGCGTCTTGCCGAATCTCCTCTGCCCCAGCCAACCCTCCTCAATGTCAACGTTCCCCCGGTTCCGCCCGATAAAATTGCGGGAGCGATGATGACGCGCCAAGGCGTGCGACGCTATTTTGACCAGTTCGAGAAACGAGTTGATCCGAGGGGGAAAACCTACTACTGGCTAGCTGGGGAGGTTTTGGAAGAAGTGTTTGACCATGCCCTCGACCCCACAGCCCTACCTGGGCTAAAAACACCGCAATCTGACATGGAGTGGTTTAAGAACGCTCCTACTGATGTGCAAGCAATTCGGCAGAACTATATTACGATTACGCCACTGCAGTACAACATGACCTGCGTTTCAGGGCTGTTTTGTCTAAAAACCTGGAACTTGCCGATCGCTCCTTTAGTTTCTTAA
- a CDS encoding peptidoglycan-binding protein: protein MSSFIWKGFLAIAVIIPTLAIGFPALANLRLGDRGEDVRDLQERLNISADGIYGQDTKDAVLLYQAEQGLTRDGIAGEETLRSLGLNPNSRGEVFLGAPGSESESDGPYRVVIPGDDEDRLARARQVVGDAFISSDSRRGDYIDAGGYTTRADADDVARQLQDRDLDARVDFRRN, encoded by the coding sequence ATGTCAAGTTTTATTTGGAAAGGTTTTTTGGCGATCGCTGTCATTATCCCTACGCTAGCGATCGGCTTTCCGGCTCTAGCCAATCTGCGGTTAGGCGACAGAGGCGAGGATGTTAGGGATTTGCAGGAAAGATTAAACATTAGCGCAGACGGAATCTACGGTCAGGATACAAAAGACGCTGTTTTGCTGTATCAAGCCGAGCAGGGTTTAACACGCGATGGTATTGCGGGCGAAGAGACGCTGAGGTCACTAGGGCTAAATCCCAATAGTCGTGGGGAGGTCTTTCTCGGCGCTCCTGGCTCTGAGAGTGAATCAGACGGGCCTTATCGAGTCGTCATTCCAGGCGATGATGAGGATAGGTTAGCGCGTGCCCGTCAGGTGGTTGGCGATGCGTTCATATCCTCAGACTCTCGGCGAGGAGACTATATTGACGCTGGCGGATACACCACTCGCGCTGATGCAGACGATGTTGCCCGTCAACTGCAAGATCGAGACCTGGATGCCCGTGTTGATTTTAGGAGAAATTAG
- a CDS encoding response regulator transcription factor — translation MRILVVEDDLYLAEVLNEALSDRQYTVDVVGDGEAAWSCIEVGQYNLVVLDVTLPKLDGIGFCRRLRDRNFTLPVLMLTARDTVTDKINGLDAGADDYVVKPFDLQELMARIRALLRRGQSMTTSLAWGKLRLNSSTYEVTYDEVGLQLTPKEYALLELLVSNGRRVLSRAGMIERIWSVESQPTEETVKTHIKSLRNKLKAAGSPEDFVETVHGLGYRLKEYL, via the coding sequence ATGCGGATTTTAGTGGTTGAAGATGATTTGTACCTAGCAGAGGTATTGAACGAGGCACTGAGCGATCGCCAGTATACCGTTGATGTCGTAGGTGATGGTGAGGCAGCTTGGAGTTGCATTGAAGTGGGGCAATACAACCTGGTCGTGCTAGATGTGACATTGCCAAAGTTAGACGGAATTGGCTTTTGTCGGCGATTGCGCGATCGGAACTTTACCCTGCCCGTTCTGATGCTGACTGCCCGAGATACCGTAACCGATAAGATTAACGGACTAGATGCCGGAGCCGATGATTATGTCGTGAAGCCGTTTGATTTACAGGAATTAATGGCAAGAATTCGTGCGCTACTGCGCCGGGGTCAAAGCATGACAACTAGCCTAGCCTGGGGCAAGCTACGACTTAACTCTAGTACTTACGAAGTGACCTATGACGAAGTTGGGCTTCAGCTTACACCCAAAGAATACGCTCTATTAGAGTTATTAGTGTCTAATGGTCGTCGGGTATTAAGTCGTGCTGGGATGATTGAGCGCATTTGGTCGGTGGAAAGCCAACCAACGGAAGAAACAGTTAAGACCCACATTAAAAGTTTACGCAACAAACTGAAAGCAGCAGGTTCTCCAGAAGATTTTGTTGAGACAGTGCATGGATTGGGATATCGCTTGAAGGAATACCTATAG